One Candidatus Binataceae bacterium genomic region harbors:
- a CDS encoding SDR family oxidoreductase, translated as MDLGIEGRKALVCASSRGLGRACAVALANEGVQVFINGREHARLAQTLEEFREAGLQATAVTADVTTEAGRSALLGACPEADILINNNAGPSPRGFVELGHEDWLAGLEANMLAPLMLMRALLPGMRKRRFGRIINITSAMVKLPHPTMSLSSGARAGLTAVMKGQSVDCVRDNVTINNLLPFIIDTDRQRWLAQRRVEQERITFEQARADQIKTVAAKRMGDPREFGAICAFLCSAHAGYISGQSIHVDGGSYPALI; from the coding sequence ATGGATCTCGGAATCGAAGGACGAAAGGCATTGGTGTGTGCGTCGAGTAGAGGTTTAGGTCGTGCATGCGCGGTGGCGCTCGCCAACGAAGGCGTTCAAGTCTTCATAAATGGACGGGAGCACGCAAGGCTCGCTCAGACGCTTGAAGAATTCCGCGAGGCGGGTTTGCAGGCCACCGCGGTCACCGCAGATGTGACGACCGAGGCGGGACGCTCAGCCCTGCTCGGGGCTTGTCCAGAGGCGGACATTTTGATCAATAACAATGCCGGTCCTTCGCCACGCGGTTTCGTGGAACTCGGGCACGAAGACTGGTTGGCAGGCCTGGAAGCGAATATGCTCGCGCCACTGATGCTGATGCGCGCCCTGTTGCCGGGCATGCGAAAGCGTCGCTTCGGACGAATCATCAACATCACCTCGGCAATGGTTAAGCTGCCGCATCCCACGATGTCGCTCTCTTCGGGCGCACGTGCAGGACTGACAGCCGTCATGAAAGGACAGTCGGTCGACTGCGTCCGCGACAACGTTACGATCAACAACCTGCTACCCTTCATTATTGACACGGATCGTCAGCGCTGGCTGGCACAACGCCGGGTGGAACAGGAAAGAATCACCTTTGAGCAGGCGCGTGCGGATCAGATCAAAACTGTGGCCGCAAAACGAATGGGCGACCCGCGCGAATTCGGAGCCATTTGTGCGTTCCTGTGCAGCGCCCACGCTGGATATATCTCCGGGCAAAGTATCCACGTAGACGGCGGCTCCTATCCAGCATTGATCTGA
- a CDS encoding alpha/beta hydrolase encodes MSYWVELLGCETRFLKGRYRTRILEVGDGFPLVLLHGMGGHLENFVHNIPEYAKHFRVIAMDFLWHGRSQTEGFDEQVLPPLVDQVLDVLDTLKLYRVHVEGQSLGGWVASLFTLKYPQRVDKLVLTTATGYLPDEGAIPGYRRPNPAAMIGQALTVFDDPTDANIRKRLEQVVFDRSLITDEAVALRAKIYRDPAANRVLREVTRNYIAGEGPARHAITDTLAQQITRPALVYWGDQNRPGPEVGRRLAAMIPGAKYHCARDTGHWAQFEHYQEHNRAVLDFLLDRG; translated from the coding sequence ATGTCATACTGGGTAGAGCTGCTCGGTTGCGAAACACGATTCCTCAAGGGCCGGTATCGCACTCGGATCCTTGAAGTAGGTGACGGCTTCCCGCTCGTGCTTCTCCATGGGATGGGCGGCCACCTGGAGAATTTCGTTCATAACATTCCCGAGTATGCGAAGCATTTTCGCGTGATCGCGATGGATTTCCTCTGGCATGGGCGATCCCAAACGGAGGGCTTCGACGAGCAGGTACTTCCGCCGCTCGTTGATCAAGTTCTCGACGTGTTGGACACGCTGAAGCTTTATCGGGTTCATGTGGAGGGTCAATCGCTGGGTGGATGGGTAGCAAGTCTGTTTACACTCAAATACCCGCAGCGGGTCGATAAACTGGTGCTTACTACCGCGACCGGCTACCTACCGGATGAGGGGGCGATTCCCGGCTATAGACGCCCGAACCCCGCCGCGATGATCGGTCAGGCTCTCACCGTTTTCGACGATCCCACCGATGCCAATATCCGCAAGCGTCTGGAACAGGTCGTGTTTGATCGTTCTCTGATTACCGATGAGGCGGTGGCGCTGCGCGCAAAGATCTATCGCGATCCGGCGGCGAACCGAGTGCTACGCGAGGTCACGCGCAACTACATTGCAGGTGAGGGACCGGCCCGTCATGCCATCACCGATACGCTGGCGCAACAGATCACTCGACCTGCTCTGGTTTACTGGGGCGACCAGAACCGCCCCGGCCCCGAAGTCGGCCGGCGGCTTGCTGCGATGATTCCGGGTGCGAAGTACCACTGCGCGCGTGATACCGGACATTGGGCGCAGTTCGAGCACTACCAAGAACACAATCGCGCGGTTCTGGATTTCCTTCTCGATCGAGGTTGA